A stretch of the Rosa rugosa chromosome 5, drRosRugo1.1, whole genome shotgun sequence genome encodes the following:
- the LOC133710376 gene encoding peroxidase 16-like: MEARSFIVLSVFLLPSLFGTVSAQLRTDFYKGTCPNVESLVSSAVATKFQQTFVTVPATLRLFFHDCFVRGCDASVLIQSPTNNAEKDHPDNLSLAGDGFDTVIKAKAAVDKDPNCRNKVSCADILALATRDVVKLAGGPSYSVELGRRDGRVSTVASVQRQLPPPTFNLDQLNTIFNTHGLTQTDMIALSGAHTLGFSHCNRFSKRIYNFSPAKSIDPTLNSGYALQLRQMCPLKVDPRIAINMDPTTPQKFDNAYFQNLQQGKGLFTSDQILFTDSRSKPTVNTFASSNAAFNQAFVQAITKLGRVGVLTGTRGEIRSDCTRPN; encoded by the exons ATGGAAGCTCGTAGTTTCATTGTTCTTTCAGTCTTTCTCCTACCTTCGCTCTTTGGAACAGTTTCTGCTCAGCTTAGGACGGACTTCTATAAAGGCACATGTCCCAATGTTGAGTCCTTAGTCAGCTCAGCCGTCGCGACCAAGTTCCAGCAGACTTTTGTTACTGTTCCAGCCACTCTTCGACTCTTCTTCCACGATTGCTTTGTTCGG GGTTGTGATGCTTCAGTGTTGATTCAGTCACCAACTAATAATGCTGAGAAGGATCACCCGGACAACCTTTCCCTCGCCGGAGATGGATTTGACACCGTGATCAAAGCCAAGGCTGCAGTTGATAAAGATCCTAACTGCAGGAACAAAGTTTCATGTGCAGATATACTAGCTCTGGCAACTAGAGATGTTGTGAAATTG GCCGGGGGACCATCGTATTCCGTTGAATTGGGTAGGCGAGATGGAAGAGTATCGACTGTTGCAAGTGTTCAGAGGCAGCTTCCTCCCCCTACTTTCAATCTAGACCAGCTTAACACCATCTTTAACACTCATGGTCTCACCCAGACTGACATGATTGCATTATCAG GTGCGCACACACTTGGTTTCTCTCATTGCAACCGCTTCTCCAAACGAATCTACAACTTTAGCCCCGCAAAGAGTATCGACCCAACACTCAATTCAGGGTATGCATTGCAGCTTAGACAGATGTGCCCCCTTAAAGTGGATCCGAGAATTGCCATTAACATGGACCCAACTACACCACAGAAGTTTGACAATGCTTACTTCCAGAACCTTCAGCAAGGAAAGGGTCTATTCACCTCTGACCAGATACTATTTACGGATTCAAGATCAAAGCCTACTGTCAACACATTTGCATCAAGTAATGCTGCATTTAACCAGGCTTTTGTGCAGGCCATAACCAAGTTAGGCAGAGTTGGGGTTCTAACTGGAACTCGAGGGGAGATTCGGAGCGATTGCACCCGTCCCAACTAG
- the LOC133709885 gene encoding putative glucose-6-phosphate 1-epimerase, producing MSGEKVPNPIATTAANTKTTPPHGVEFVKGVNGLDKVVLRDPRGSLAEVYLYGGHVTSWKNDQGEELLFVSNKAIFKPPKAIRGGIPICFPQFSNLGSLDAHGFARNRFWSIDPDPSPFPTNTSNKVFVDLILKPTEEDIKTWPHSYEFRLRVALGPGGDLMLTSRIRNTNSDGKPFTFTFAYHTYFSVSDISEVRVEGLETLDYLDNMQNRKRCTEQGDAITFESEVDKIYLSTPTKIAILDHEKKRTFVIRKDGLPDAVVWNPWDKKAKAMADFGDDEYKHMLCVEAAAIERPITLKPGEEWRGRQELSAVPSSYCSGQLDPRKVLQGS from the exons atgagtgGCGAAAAGGTTCCCAATCCCATTGCTACTACTGCTGCGAACACCAAGACCACTCCTCCTCACGGCGTCGAGTTCGTTAAGGGCGTCAATGGCCTCGACAAGGTCGTCCTCCGTGATCCGCGCGGCAGTCTCGCCGAG GTGTATTTGTATGGGGGTCATGTAACATCATGGAAGAATGACCAGGGGGAGGAATTGCTATTTGTCAGCAATAAG GCTATATTTAAGCCTCCAAAAGCAATTCGTGGGGGGATCCCAATTTGCTTTCCACAA TTTTCAAATCTTGGTTCTCTTGATGCACATGGATTTGCTAGAAACAGATTTTGGAGCATTGACCCTGATCCATCTCCTTTTCCAACAAATACTTCCAATAAGgtttttgttgatttgattCTTAAGCCTACTGAAGAAGATATTAAGACTTGGCCTCATAG TTATGAGTTCCGACTGCGAGTAGCTTTGGGACCTGGAGGAGATCTGATGTTGACATCTCGCATCCGGAATACCAACTCTGATGGGAAGCCATTCACATTCACGTTTGCTTATCATACTTATTTCTCTGTTTCAGATATAAG TGAAGTTCGTGTAGAAGGCTTGGAGACCCTCGATTATCTGGACAACATGCAGAACAGGAAACGTTGTACTGAGCAAGGGGATGCTATAACATTTGAATCGGAG GTTGACAAGATATATCTTAGCACTCCTACAAAGATTGCAATTCTGGATCATGAGAAGAAGAGAACATTTGTAATACGTAAAGATGGGCTTCCAGATGCTG TGGTGTGGAATCCCTGGGATAAGAAGGCAAAGGCTATGGCtgattttggagatgatgagtACAAACATATGCTCTGTGTGGAGGCTGCTGCTATTGAGAGACCCATCACATTGAAACCCGGAGAGGAGTGGAGAGGAAGGCAGGAGCTTTCAGCTGTTCCTTCCAGTTACTGTAGTGGGCAACTTGATCCTCGAAAGGTTCTCCAGGGAAGTTGA